One segment of Metallosphaera cuprina Ar-4 DNA contains the following:
- a CDS encoding glycosyltransferase, whose protein sequence is MISVIVGEYVKRGYLKYALNSVFNQTLDKSLYEVIVVKKEEDREVDDYARKNGVKIIYDDSKKQGEFLYKGIEKSKGDIITFLDDDDMYDENRLRIVYNAFKERRIGGFKNQQILIDKLGNKIKEEELKKNVLLNSKTYNYRKNYPDIFNNSSSIALRRDIIGDDLKSVELSVDTYYAIASICNQNYEGYYLSKEKLTIYRFHTLNSLTLSQRTLRYARYIHDFDLFLNKFKDCSKEVRKRIETVRLNFKLLYYGYYLLSNGKSPDIDFTLDEKLELLTMSSGGSFKSRLARKIAGFVLFLPRPIRDRIIVYGARFF, encoded by the coding sequence GTGATTAGTGTTATTGTTGGTGAGTATGTTAAGAGGGGTTATTTAAAATACGCTTTGAATAGTGTTTTCAATCAGACTCTAGATAAGAGTCTATATGAGGTTATTGTAGTAAAAAAGGAAGAGGATAGAGAAGTTGATGATTATGCTAGAAAAAATGGGGTTAAGATAATTTATGATGATTCTAAAAAGCAAGGAGAGTTTCTGTATAAAGGCATAGAAAAGTCTAAGGGTGATATTATAACCTTTTTAGATGATGATGACATGTATGATGAGAATAGACTAAGGATAGTTTATAATGCTTTCAAAGAGAGGAGAATAGGAGGGTTTAAGAATCAGCAGATCCTAATAGATAAATTAGGTAATAAAATTAAAGAAGAAGAATTAAAGAAGAATGTATTATTAAATTCTAAGACATATAATTATCGTAAGAATTATCCAGATATTTTTAATAATAGTTCTTCTATTGCTTTAAGGAGAGATATTATAGGTGATGATTTGAAATCAGTAGAATTATCAGTTGATACATATTATGCTATCGCTTCAATCTGTAATCAAAATTACGAGGGATATTATTTAAGTAAGGAGAAATTAACAATATACAGATTTCATACTCTGAATTCGTTAACCTTATCACAACGAACATTACGTTACGCTAGATATATTCATGATTTTGATTTATTTCTTAATAAGTTTAAAGATTGTAGTAAAGAAGTGAGGAAACGTATAGAAACTGTTAGATTAAATTTTAAGCTACTTTATTATGGATATTATTTACTTTCTAATGGGAAGAGCCCAGATATAGATTTTACATTAGACGAAAAACTTGAATTATTAACTATGTCTAGTGGAGGATCATTTAAGAGTAGATTAGCTAGAAAAATTGCTGGGTTTGTACTGTTTCTACCCA
- a CDS encoding FkbM family methyltransferase → MSILEKFRKFIVISKLARRYTINSNEIVFYMVKNEILKMLGKQERPIKVIVKKEKQYISFPYSVFIYYFLKVLDAGWTIADSSEKITACYQSKSPCIKIRREIVADAGLILEVFIDKVYGESFHGTVIDVGAYNGDSSIYFALNGAERVIALEPFPENFELAKENVKINNLEDKIVLLPYAFAREEGGMELYASKKNPNLNSFKPISEITEGIEFNVLRVKTISLQKIVNDFKISSISLLKLDCEGCEYDTLPYLSDELYDKIESIVLEYHNGPKTLPEILKSKGFSVKYDRNAKVGNMYAIKNN, encoded by the coding sequence ATGAGTATATTAGAAAAGTTCAGAAAGTTTATCGTGATAAGCAAATTAGCTAGGCGCTATACTATCAATAGTAATGAAATAGTGTTTTATATGGTTAAGAATGAAATTCTAAAGATGTTAGGTAAACAAGAAAGACCTATTAAAGTTATAGTAAAGAAGGAAAAACAATACATTAGCTTTCCATATTCTGTTTTCATATATTATTTTCTTAAAGTATTAGATGCTGGTTGGACAATAGCAGATAGTTCAGAAAAAATTACAGCATGTTACCAATCGAAAAGCCCTTGCATCAAAATTAGACGTGAAATTGTAGCAGATGCTGGGCTTATTTTAGAGGTCTTTATTGATAAGGTTTATGGTGAAAGCTTTCATGGTACTGTAATTGACGTTGGAGCATATAATGGGGATTCTTCAATTTATTTTGCATTGAACGGTGCTGAAAGAGTTATAGCACTTGAGCCCTTTCCAGAAAACTTTGAATTAGCTAAAGAGAACGTGAAGATAAACAACCTAGAAGATAAGATAGTACTCTTACCCTACGCATTTGCTAGAGAAGAGGGGGGGATGGAACTTTACGCTTCAAAAAAGAATCCCAACCTGAACTCATTTAAACCTATTAGTGAGATAACTGAGGGTATTGAATTTAACGTTTTAAGGGTTAAGACCATTTCCCTTCAGAAGATTGTTAATGATTTTAAAATTTCATCAATTTCTCTCCTAAAATTGGATTGCGAGGGCTGTGAGTACGATACCTTACCTTACTTATCAGATGAATTGTATGATAAGATTGAAAGTATTGTTTTAGAATATCATAATGGACCTAAAACCTTGCCGGAAATATTGAAAAGTAAGGGATTCTCAGTAAAGTATGATAGAAATGCTAAGGTGGGAAATATGTATGCTATAAAGAATAATTAA